One genomic window of Spiroplasma endosymbiont of Diplazon laetatorius includes the following:
- a CDS encoding ferredoxin, whose product MKKTWIDKSMCIGCMACVQIDETGTLFMDDDGFAEANENDLELVECQMVCPTGAVKIGDE is encoded by the coding sequence ATGAAAAAAACTTGAATAGATAAATCAATGTGTATTGGTTGCATGGCTTGTGTACAAATTGATGAAACTGGTACTCTCTTCATGGATGATGACGGTTTTGCTGAAGCAAACGAAAATGATCTTGAATTAGTGGAATGCCAAATGGTTTGTCCAACTGGTGCTGTTAAAATTGGTGATGAATAA
- the cmk gene encoding (d)CMP kinase, with protein MKNINIAVDGTAGSGKSSVMTKIADKLQMNFIDTGVMYRAFTKLCIDNGVDFLSDSDIEKQIEKFDFQYINENSILVNGIDYGKNIFDYEVAENIKYVAKNNKVRAFMVKAQRKMSESKNNIVIGRDITTVVLPEAELKIYFDCSVESRAKRRFEQNNRKNVTPNVYEDILRQIQQRDDYDKKRDVGALKIAPDAWYLDTSELNMDQVIEVILKKIEEIR; from the coding sequence ATGAAAAACATAAATATTGCAGTAGATGGAACTGCAGGGTCAGGAAAAAGTTCTGTAATGACAAAAATTGCAGATAAACTTCAAATGAATTTTATAGATACAGGTGTGATGTATAGAGCATTTACAAAATTATGTATCGATAATGGAGTTGATTTCTTGTCTGACTCAGATATTGAAAAGCAAATAGAAAAATTTGATTTTCAATATATTAATGAGAACTCAATACTTGTTAATGGTATCGATTATGGAAAAAACATTTTTGATTATGAAGTTGCAGAAAACATTAAATATGTGGCTAAAAATAATAAAGTAAGAGCATTTATGGTTAAAGCACAAAGAAAAATGTCAGAGAGCAAAAATAATATTGTTATTGGAAGAGATATTACAACAGTTGTTTTACCAGAAGCAGAATTAAAAATATATTTTGATTGTTCTGTTGAATCAAGAGCAAAAAGAAGATTTGAACAAAATAATAGAAAAAACGTAACTCCAAATGTTTATGAAGATATTTTAAGACAAATACAACAAAGAGATGATTACGACAAAAAAAGAGATGTAGGGGCTTTAAAGATAGCTCCCGATGCTTGATACTTAGATACAAGTGAATTAAATATGGATCAAGTTATTGAAGTGATTTTGAAAAAAATAGAAGAAATAAGATAA
- the der gene encoding ribosome biogenesis GTPase Der, whose protein sequence is MARKGIVAVVGRPNVGKSTLFNRIIREKKAIVEDKPGVTRDRMYGRAEWLTLPFIVVDTGGITLQDSPFSKEIRMQAEIAIKEADVIVFVINYKDGITQEDEAVAKILYKTQKPVILAVNKYDKKEQFDESFTFMTLGFGEPCLISSTHGIGVGDLLDKVIESMPKFDDNKDDEELKLAIVGRPNVGKSSLVNALVGEERMIVSDIAGTTVDAVDSKIKYNGNEYTIIDTAGMRKKGKIYENLEKYSYLRSITSINKADIVLLVLDSSEKVADHDTNIGGVAFEENKPIIIIGNKWDLVSNKETNTMKRKEEEIKAYFKYLNYAKVLFLSAKENKRVNKIFDVVDLVQKNIKKRIRTSLLNEIFNKAQLINPAPNHNGGRLKIFYASQVEAYLPTFVLFVNNPEFVHFSYKRFLENQIRAQFDFSGVPITIIFRERK, encoded by the coding sequence ATGGCAAGAAAAGGAATAGTTGCAGTTGTTGGTAGACCTAATGTTGGTAAATCTACACTTTTTAATAGAATAATTAGAGAAAAAAAAGCTATAGTAGAAGATAAACCTGGTGTTACAAGAGATAGAATGTATGGAAGAGCAGAATGACTTACATTACCTTTTATAGTTGTAGATACTGGAGGAATTACTTTACAAGATAGTCCTTTTTCAAAAGAAATAAGAATGCAAGCTGAAATAGCAATTAAAGAAGCTGATGTTATTGTTTTTGTAATAAACTATAAAGACGGCATTACTCAAGAGGATGAAGCTGTTGCAAAAATACTTTATAAAACTCAAAAACCAGTTATTTTAGCTGTAAATAAATATGACAAAAAAGAACAATTTGATGAATCATTTACATTCATGACATTAGGTTTTGGTGAACCTTGTTTAATTTCTTCGACACACGGTATTGGTGTTGGTGACTTATTAGATAAAGTTATTGAAAGTATGCCTAAATTTGATGACAACAAAGATGATGAAGAACTAAAATTAGCAATAGTTGGTAGACCTAACGTTGGAAAATCAAGTTTAGTAAATGCACTTGTTGGTGAAGAGAGAATGATTGTTTCAGATATTGCAGGAACAACTGTTGATGCAGTTGACAGTAAAATAAAATACAATGGTAACGAATATACAATTATTGATACTGCTGGTATGAGAAAAAAAGGTAAGATTTATGAAAATCTTGAAAAGTACAGTTACCTAAGATCAATTACAAGTATAAATAAAGCTGACATAGTTTTACTTGTTTTAGACTCAAGTGAAAAAGTAGCAGACCATGATACAAATATTGGTGGGGTTGCATTTGAGGAAAATAAACCTATAATAATAATTGGTAATAAATGAGATTTAGTTTCAAATAAAGAAACTAATACTATGAAGAGAAAAGAAGAGGAAATCAAAGCCTACTTCAAGTACTTAAATTACGCAAAGGTATTATTTTTATCAGCAAAAGAAAACAAAAGAGTTAATAAAATATTTGATGTAGTTGATCTTGTTCAAAAAAATATTAAAAAAAGAATTAGAACAAGTTTATTAAATGAAATATTCAATAAAGCTCAATTAATAAATCCAGCACCAAATCATAATGGTGGTAGATTAAAAATATTTTATGCATCACAAGTTGAAGCGTATTTACCAACATTTGTTTTATTTGTAAATAATCCAGAATTTGTACACTTCTCATATAAAAGATTCTTAGAAAACCAAATAAGAGCGCAATTTGATTTTAGTGGAGTGCCAATAACAATAATCTTTAGGGAAAGGAAATAA
- a CDS encoding NAD(P)H-dependent glycerol-3-phosphate dehydrogenase: MAKEKIAIIGTGAYGTVLANVLADNGHDVLMYGIEEGQVNDINENHLNSKFFQDLLINSNIRATTDFAVAMEKANIVILSVPTFALNNAIENVIKYGKREMHIINVAKGLDEENLDVLSKKIKKQFEGTGVMKSYGAIYGPSVAVEVIMRKPTCVMSCNEDEEIATYMAKIFSNEYFVVKVSTDVVGCEIAAALKNTVAIAAGMLHGFSAADNAKASLITIGNAEIYNVAKHFGARIETFMNFATLGDLILTASSLKSRNFFLGVQIAQKDDAKKVLTSHKNTVEGVLSCKLVYEMCKKYKINAPMFEIMYKILYNNHKPSGLVNDFFQHAKVV, translated from the coding sequence ATGGCAAAGGAAAAAATAGCAATAATAGGTACAGGAGCATACGGGACTGTTTTAGCTAATGTTTTAGCAGATAATGGTCACGATGTTTTAATGTATGGTATAGAAGAAGGTCAAGTTAATGATATTAACGAAAATCACTTAAATTCTAAGTTTTTTCAAGATTTATTAATTAACTCAAACATAAGAGCTACAACTGATTTTGCTGTAGCAATGGAAAAAGCTAACATTGTAATCTTAAGTGTTCCTACTTTCGCTCTTAACAATGCAATTGAAAATGTAATTAAATACGGAAAACGTGAAATGCACATCATAAACGTAGCTAAAGGTTTAGATGAAGAAAATTTAGATGTTTTAAGTAAAAAAATTAAAAAACAATTCGAAGGAACAGGTGTTATGAAGTCTTATGGGGCTATTTATGGACCATCTGTTGCAGTTGAAGTGATAATGAGAAAACCAACTTGTGTAATGAGTTGTAATGAAGATGAAGAGATAGCTACTTATATGGCAAAAATATTCTCAAATGAATACTTTGTAGTTAAAGTATCAACAGATGTTGTTGGTTGTGAAATTGCAGCTGCTTTAAAAAACACAGTTGCAATAGCAGCGGGTATGTTACATGGATTTTCAGCAGCAGATAACGCAAAAGCATCTTTAATTACTATTGGAAATGCAGAAATCTACAATGTAGCTAAGCATTTTGGAGCAAGAATTGAAACTTTTATGAACTTTGCTACATTAGGAGATCTTATTTTAACTGCTTCATCACTTAAATCAAGAAACTTCTTTTTAGGAGTTCAAATAGCACAAAAAGACGATGCTAAAAAGGTTTTAACTTCACACAAAAACACTGTTGAGGGAGTATTATCTTGTAAATTAGTGTATGAAATGTGTAAAAAATATAAAATAAATGCACCAATGTTTGAAATAATGTATAAAATACTATACAATAATCATAAGCCTAGTGGGTTAGTTAATGACTTTTTCCAACACGCTAAGGTAGTATAG
- a CDS encoding HU family DNA-binding protein: MTKKELSEKLSAEFGSTKAEAERMVNYVFDEISNALVKKEEVAIAGFGKFVTADRAAREGVNPATGAKIKIAATTVAKFKVAKQLKEAVAK; this comes from the coding sequence ATGACAAAAAAAGAATTATCTGAAAAATTATCAGCTGAATTTGGTAGCACTAAAGCAGAAGCTGAAAGAATGGTTAACTACGTATTTGACGAAATCTCAAATGCTTTAGTTAAAAAAGAAGAAGTAGCAATCGCAGGATTCGGTAAATTCGTTACTGCTGACAGAGCTGCTCGTGAAGGTGTAAACCCAGCAACTGGAGCAAAAATTAAAATTGCTGCAACTACTGTAGCTAAATTTAAAGTAGCTAAACAATTAAAAGAAGCAGTTGCTAAATAA
- a CDS encoding DnaD family protein, with protein MFELFKSGLISKKALLILNYSKININENQLAILLIIMELSNEDQKNFTPSEIAQHMMISKEEIEKEISELLKNRIIKLEQKGKKTILDLTPLFNRLLVDLEESHSKLKNDNNYKFIEKIFNYKLNEQEIEQIDNFIELGISKPKIMSIIDQYKLNNINDLFKKLEEQSKKTSVKITMYNWLND; from the coding sequence ATGTTTGAATTATTTAAATCAGGATTAATTAGTAAAAAAGCACTTTTAATTCTTAACTACTCTAAAATTAATATTAATGAGAACCAGTTAGCTATATTATTGATAATTATGGAATTATCAAATGAAGATCAAAAAAACTTTACACCATCTGAAATTGCTCAACACATGATGATTTCTAAAGAAGAAATAGAGAAAGAAATCTCAGAACTTTTAAAAAACAGAATCATTAAATTGGAGCAAAAAGGTAAAAAAACCATTCTAGACCTTACCCCTTTATTCAATAGACTACTTGTTGACTTGGAAGAGTCACATTCAAAACTTAAAAATGATAATAATTATAAGTTTATTGAGAAAATATTTAACTATAAACTTAACGAACAAGAAATTGAACAAATCGATAACTTTATTGAATTAGGTATTTCAAAACCTAAAATAATGTCTATTATTGATCAATATAAATTAAACAATATAAATGATTTATTTAAGAAATTAGAAGAACAATCTAAGAAAACATCAGTAAAAATTACAATGTATAACTGATTAAATGATTAA
- a CDS encoding Holliday junction resolvase RecU has translation MIIKNKGMYLETIINNSINLLNDQKGFIYKMPVNNNIISIEDNIVTARLNKNSFCDYIGLWNGLYLEFEAKETEKEFFNLSNIKKHQLEKLELVNKNGGCAFLLVYFHLYDEIYFLHIKDLDKLNNKKIPYDYFKDNFFKVDFSGINFDFNIIFNHLISYTL, from the coding sequence ATGATTATTAAAAATAAAGGTATGTATTTAGAAACCATAATAAACAATAGTATTAATTTATTAAATGATCAAAAAGGCTTTATATATAAAATGCCAGTTAACAATAATATTATTTCAATTGAAGACAACATTGTTACAGCAAGATTAAATAAAAACAGTTTTTGTGACTATATAGGCTTATGAAATGGATTGTATTTGGAATTTGAAGCCAAAGAAACAGAAAAAGAGTTTTTTAATCTAAGCAATATTAAAAAACATCAATTAGAAAAGTTAGAATTAGTTAATAAAAATGGAGGTTGTGCTTTTTTATTAGTTTATTTTCATTTATATGATGAGATATATTTCCTACACATTAAAGATTTGGATAAATTAAATAATAAAAAAATACCCTATGATTACTTTAAAGATAATTTTTTTAAAGTAGATTTTTCAGGTATTAATTTTGATTTCAATATAATATTTAATCATTTAATCAGTTATACATTGTAA
- a CDS encoding DivIVA domain-containing protein, translated as MADYIKLSKQDILDKDFEVEYKGYKVEEVDSFLDMIAEDYKIFTDREIKKDEKIALLEEEVKRVTNDLNQTLANLKLTETQIEELARKGLNSSDLIKRISNLEKDTYNK; from the coding sequence ATGGCAGATTACATAAAATTATCAAAACAAGATATATTAGATAAAGACTTTGAAGTTGAATATAAAGGTTACAAAGTTGAAGAAGTTGATTCTTTTTTAGATATGATAGCAGAAGACTATAAAATATTTACTGATAGAGAAATCAAAAAAGATGAAAAAATAGCTCTTTTAGAAGAAGAAGTTAAAAGAGTGACTAACGATTTAAACCAAACATTAGCAAACTTAAAACTTACAGAAACACAAATTGAAGAATTAGCTAGAAAAGGACTTAACAGTTCTGATTTAATTAAGCGTATTTCTAATTTAGAAAAAGACACATATAATAAATAA
- a CDS encoding nicotinamide-nucleotide amidohydrolase family protein has protein sequence MEKLFEYLKLNNLTISSCESFTGGYFSNQITNISNASNYFKGAFVCYTDEFKSNILGIDIEIIKKYGAVSIETLELMLDKTQEKLKTEVVFAFTGFATPLNENPLTGLSYVGFKIKEKIYTYEFKIKEDITREEYKQKSCEFLINKFLNL, from the coding sequence ATGGAAAAATTATTTGAATATTTAAAATTAAATAATTTAACAATATCTAGTTGTGAATCATTTACAGGTGGATATTTCTCAAATCAAATTACAAATATTTCTAATGCAAGTAATTACTTTAAAGGTGCATTTGTTTGTTATACAGATGAATTTAAAAGTAATATTTTAGGAATAGATATAGAAATAATTAAAAAATATGGTGCAGTTTCAATAGAAACTCTTGAATTAATGTTAGACAAAACTCAAGAAAAATTAAAAACAGAAGTTGTTTTTGCTTTTACTGGTTTTGCAACTCCGCTTAACGAAAACCCATTAACTGGTTTAAGTTATGTTGGTTTTAAAATAAAAGAAAAAATATATACTTATGAATTTAAAATAAAAGAAGACATAACAAGAGAAGAGTACAAACAAAAATCTTGTGAATTTCTTATAAATAAGTTTTTAAATTTATAA
- the recA gene encoding recombinase RecA: MIEKTLQKNKEEVLLNMSNNNIYDDPAFKSVLKDIEKTFGKGSIMQLGDSINSSIEVIPTGSFLLDRAIGAGGYPKGRIIEIYGPESSGKTTLSLHAICEAQKNNGRAAFIDAEHALDPRYAQNIGVDIKNLVVAQPDSGEQALDILEMLVKSNTIDIVVVDSVAALVPKAELEGEMSDQQIGLQARLMSKALRKLNGIVSKTNTTVIFINQLREKVGVIFGNPETTPGGRALRFYSSLRLEVRKGETISTNGEATANKVKIKVVKNKVAPPFKTCQITIAYNKGVEKDLEVVEMATIYNVLTKAGVWYSYGEEKIGQGKEAVREWFTKNPDKYQEIQDKLKECIE; encoded by the coding sequence ATGATAGAAAAAACATTACAAAAAAATAAAGAAGAGGTGCTTTTAAATATGAGTAACAACAACATTTATGATGATCCAGCTTTTAAAAGTGTCTTAAAAGATATTGAAAAAACTTTTGGAAAAGGGTCAATCATGCAATTAGGAGACTCAATAAATTCTTCTATTGAAGTTATACCAACTGGTAGTTTCTTATTAGATAGAGCAATTGGTGCTGGAGGATATCCTAAAGGTAGAATAATTGAAATTTATGGTCCTGAATCAAGTGGTAAAACAACACTTTCTTTACATGCTATTTGTGAAGCTCAAAAAAATAATGGAAGAGCTGCTTTTATTGACGCAGAACATGCATTAGATCCTAGATACGCACAAAATATAGGTGTAGATATCAAAAATCTAGTTGTAGCCCAACCAGACTCTGGAGAACAAGCTTTAGATATTTTAGAAATGCTTGTTAAATCAAATACTATAGATATAGTTGTGGTTGACTCGGTTGCAGCACTAGTTCCAAAAGCTGAATTAGAAGGTGAGATGTCAGATCAACAAATTGGTTTACAAGCTAGACTTATGTCAAAAGCTTTAAGAAAATTAAATGGTATTGTATCTAAAACAAATACAACAGTTATTTTTATAAACCAATTAAGAGAAAAGGTTGGAGTTATCTTCGGAAATCCAGAAACTACACCTGGTGGAAGGGCTTTAAGGTTCTACTCTTCGTTAAGATTAGAAGTTAGAAAAGGTGAAACTATTTCTACAAATGGTGAAGCTACTGCCAATAAGGTAAAGATTAAAGTTGTAAAAAATAAAGTAGCACCACCATTTAAAACATGTCAAATAACAATTGCTTACAATAAGGGTGTTGAAAAAGACTTGGAAGTAGTTGAAATGGCAACAATCTACAATGTTTTAACAAAAGCTGGTGTTTGATATTCATATGGTGAAGAAAAAATTGGACAAGGTAAAGAAGCTGTGAGAGAATGATTTACAAAAAATCCAGATAAGTACCAAGAAATACAAGACAAATTAAAAGAATGTATAGAATAA
- the rny gene encoding ribonuclease Y: MLVTKLEENIYIALLAILSSIIIASIAVIIYLVKSRQRKYILKKANDEAKEIKMNIIAEAKSQEASIRLNAENEAKYIREEISLEEKNLKIKKEKFYQELELLSKKEESIIEDRMNINKTKKELEIERKKIQMLLENTASLSEEEVKEELFNIVENKYLFDLSNKIKTFEENLNKNAQQKASRILIDAMQSCHVEVTTEKNTTFFELEDESWKGKIIGKEGRNAKTFQSYGGVDIIIDDTPNRITISSFNPIRREIAYLTLQELLKTARIHPSTIEEQLIIQEEKLEKRCYEIGLNALNSLNIDDLPDEIVTMIGKLKFRHSYGQNALQHSVEVASISKRIAQELGLDEKIALKSGLLHDIGKAVDFEQEGSHVTLGVRVLKKYGIEEKIINAVESHHNDVEKETYYAEIVAIADAMSAARPGARNNDSEDYFARMKELEDICLSQEGVLKAYVLKSGREIRVMVNPSIIDDYNMKKISYKLKEEIQKINKTPGDIFITVIREKRETIRL; encoded by the coding sequence ATGCTAGTTACAAAATTAGAAGAAAATATATATATTGCGCTTTTAGCTATATTATCATCAATAATTATTGCATCCATTGCAGTCATTATTTATTTAGTTAAATCTCGTCAACGCAAATATATACTAAAAAAAGCAAATGACGAAGCAAAAGAAATAAAAATGAATATAATTGCAGAAGCAAAATCTCAAGAAGCATCTATTAGATTAAACGCAGAAAATGAAGCTAAATATATTCGTGAAGAGATTTCTTTGGAAGAAAAAAATTTAAAAATTAAAAAAGAAAAATTCTATCAGGAATTAGAACTTCTAAGCAAAAAAGAAGAATCAATAATTGAAGATAGAATGAATATAAATAAAACAAAAAAAGAACTTGAAATTGAACGTAAAAAAATTCAAATGTTACTTGAAAATACTGCTTCTTTAAGTGAAGAAGAAGTTAAGGAAGAACTTTTTAATATTGTTGAAAATAAGTATTTATTTGATCTTTCAAATAAAATAAAAACATTTGAAGAAAATCTTAACAAAAACGCTCAGCAAAAAGCTTCAAGAATATTGATTGATGCAATGCAAAGTTGTCATGTAGAAGTTACTACAGAAAAAAATACAACTTTCTTTGAATTGGAAGATGAATCTTGAAAAGGAAAAATAATTGGAAAAGAAGGTAGAAATGCTAAAACTTTTCAATCATATGGTGGGGTTGACATAATAATTGACGACACACCAAACAGAATCACTATCTCATCTTTTAATCCAATTAGAAGAGAAATAGCTTATTTGACTTTACAAGAGCTCTTAAAAACAGCAAGAATTCATCCTTCTACAATAGAAGAACAATTAATAATCCAAGAAGAAAAATTAGAAAAAAGATGTTATGAAATAGGTCTAAATGCTCTTAATTCATTAAATATCGATGATTTACCAGATGAAATAGTAACTATGATTGGTAAGTTGAAATTTAGACATAGTTACGGTCAAAATGCATTACAACACTCTGTTGAAGTTGCTTCCATTTCAAAAAGAATAGCTCAAGAACTTGGGCTAGATGAAAAAATAGCTCTTAAATCTGGTCTTTTACATGACATAGGAAAAGCTGTGGATTTCGAACAAGAAGGAAGTCATGTAACTTTAGGTGTAAGGGTACTTAAAAAATATGGAATAGAAGAAAAAATAATTAATGCAGTTGAATCTCATCATAATGATGTTGAAAAAGAAACTTATTATGCAGAAATTGTAGCCATAGCAGATGCTATGAGTGCTGCAAGACCTGGAGCTAGAAATAATGATTCTGAAGATTACTTCGCAAGAATGAAAGAATTAGAAGATATTTGTTTATCACAAGAAGGGGTTTTAAAAGCATATGTATTAAAATCTGGTAGAGAAATTAGAGTAATGGTAAATCCAAGCATAATTGATGATTATAATATGAAAAAAATATCATATAAATTAAAAGAAGAAATTCAAAAGATCAATAAAACTCCTGGAGATATCTTCATTACTGTAATTCGTGAAAAACGTGAAACTATAAGATTATAA
- the ffh gene encoding signal recognition particle protein produces MGFGDFLTGRMKKSIEKNLKKSTLNSENVKEVLREIRLALLEADVNVDVVKKFITNVEKKAEGAFIEQGVRADQQMIKIVHEQLVEILGKINKPLEIDKKPSIIMMVGLQGAGKTTTVGKLSNLIGKKNKKKTLMVGLDIYRPGAIDQLVELGQKNNLDVFEKGKQDPVKTAKQAIDFAQENGYEVIILDTAGRLQIDKELMKELNEIRKAVSPQEIILTVDGMTGQDIINVSQEFNSLLKLTGVIVTKLDGDARGGATLSITDITKLPIKFIGEGEGIGALAEFHPKRMADRILGMGDVETLFEKAADVIDQRTMEKTMKRMFAGQFDLEDLKNQMEQVAKMGNLGGIMKMVPGMNGKISETQINQAQEKLWVANILMDSMTLKERREPRLLKAITRKQRILKGSGRSEKEYNELLNQFDKGKKQVLEMSKALKSGRMPNMGGMKF; encoded by the coding sequence ATGGGATTTGGAGATTTTTTAACAGGTAGAATGAAAAAGTCTATCGAAAAGAACTTAAAGAAAAGTACTTTAAATAGTGAAAATGTAAAAGAAGTTTTAAGAGAAATTAGATTAGCTCTTTTAGAAGCTGACGTTAACGTTGATGTTGTAAAGAAGTTTATAACTAATGTTGAGAAAAAAGCAGAAGGAGCATTTATTGAACAAGGTGTTAGAGCTGACCAACAAATGATCAAGATTGTTCATGAACAATTAGTTGAAATTTTAGGTAAAATTAACAAACCTTTAGAAATAGATAAAAAACCATCAATTATAATGATGGTTGGACTACAAGGGGCAGGTAAAACTACTACTGTAGGAAAACTTTCTAACTTAATAGGTAAGAAAAACAAGAAAAAAACATTAATGGTAGGTCTAGATATTTACAGACCAGGAGCCATTGATCAATTAGTTGAATTAGGTCAAAAAAACAACTTAGATGTTTTTGAAAAAGGAAAACAAGATCCAGTTAAAACAGCAAAACAAGCAATCGATTTTGCTCAAGAAAATGGATATGAAGTAATAATACTTGATACTGCTGGTCGTTTACAAATTGATAAAGAATTAATGAAAGAGTTAAATGAAATAAGAAAAGCTGTTTCGCCTCAAGAAATTATTCTTACAGTTGATGGTATGACTGGACAAGATATCATAAACGTTTCACAAGAGTTTAACAGTTTATTAAAATTAACTGGTGTAATTGTTACAAAACTTGATGGTGATGCTCGTGGGGGAGCAACTTTATCAATTACTGATATTACAAAATTACCAATTAAATTCATTGGGGAAGGTGAGGGAATTGGTGCTCTTGCAGAATTCCATCCAAAAAGAATGGCTGACAGAATCCTTGGTATGGGTGATGTTGAAACATTATTTGAAAAAGCAGCAGATGTTATTGATCAAAGAACTATGGAAAAAACCATGAAAAGAATGTTTGCTGGTCAATTCGATTTAGAAGATTTAAAAAACCAAATGGAACAAGTAGCTAAAATGGGAAATTTAGGAGGTATTATGAAAATGGTGCCTGGAATGAATGGAAAAATTAGTGAAACTCAAATCAATCAAGCTCAAGAAAAACTTTGAGTTGCAAATATATTAATGGACTCTATGACTTTAAAAGAAAGAAGAGAGCCAAGATTATTAAAAGCAATTACTAGAAAACAAAGAATTTTAAAAGGTTCTGGTAGAAGTGAAAAAGAATATAATGAACTTTTAAATCAATTTGATAAAGGTAAAAAACAAGTTCTTGAAATGTCAAAAGCATTAAAATCAGGAAGAATGCCTAATATGGGTGGAATGAAGTTTTAA
- a CDS encoding 23S rRNA (pseudouridine(1915)-N(3))-methyltransferase RlmH, with translation MKIKLICFNKVNKEFKEVYQSYIDKLKNHCDLEIIEINEFDHGDMKSNMVKNEQNIEMKLKEIKDFEVFLLDINSKQYTSEQIAQTLVENQNYKGGKACFIIGPSDGFSQEFRKLHQNKISFGLITLPYNLVRIVLLEQIYRGFKISKNQKYHK, from the coding sequence ATGAAAATAAAATTAATATGCTTTAATAAAGTGAATAAAGAGTTTAAAGAAGTTTATCAATCATATATTGATAAACTTAAAAACCACTGTGATTTAGAAATTATAGAAATAAATGAGTTTGATCACGGCGATATGAAGTCTAATATGGTTAAAAATGAACAAAATATTGAAATGAAACTAAAAGAAATAAAAGACTTTGAAGTATTTTTGTTAGATATAAACTCAAAACAATATACATCTGAACAAATAGCACAAACTCTTGTAGAAAATCAAAACTATAAAGGAGGTAAAGCTTGCTTTATAATTGGGCCCAGTGATGGTTTTAGTCAAGAATTTAGAAAATTACATCAAAATAAAATTAGTTTTGGTTTAATCACATTGCCTTATAACCTAGTAAGAATAGTGCTATTAGAACAAATTTATAGAGGTTTCAAGATTTCTAAAAACCAAAAGTACCATAAATAA